One window of Uloborus diversus isolate 005 chromosome 3, Udiv.v.3.1, whole genome shotgun sequence genomic DNA carries:
- the LOC129218058 gene encoding uncharacterized protein LOC129218058, translated as MDSNSSRAKHQKEALLVAQDVFHYLSSNVFPENAIKRPKEKSNYHQNIGKACSYRLKFARKSFREICVKEFPNRILGSRDFVSWFQGVLSRHSQECSSPFSATIESLSLMFEAVCYAFEKGQIKLYQILPIMWTNHFMQKVYPEFFNKGGWHSFIKKASETVESYETFFLTSEAGALELIAGFKEDPTPTPTPSKAGETTSSGKMDDKASSGKTDDKAKQITVPLMLQRAGFPEKVDESSNLAKTLRGLLDLSVGQNIINTWMQECVMAATPKERLPGNRKVDPLCTYDTSPEISPRESPSPIRKNPGKDEKSCYDQNVGDLPQKVSGQNSHGKKKTKKRGQRKM; from the coding sequence ATGGATTCCAATTCTTCTAGAGCAAAACATCAGAAAGAAGCACTTCTTGTCGCACAAGAtgtatttcattatttatcttctaATGTTTTTCCTGAGAATGCGATCAAAAGGCCAAAGGAGAAGTCAAACTATCATCAAAATATAGGCAAAGCATGTTCCTACAGGCTGAAATTTGCTAGAAAATCTTTTAGAGAAATATGTGTCAAGGAGTTTCCTAATCGCATACTGGGATCCAGAGATTTCGTATCTTGGTTTCAAGGAGTTTTATCTAGACACAGTCAAGAATGTAGTTCTCCATTCTCTGCAACAATTGAGTCCCTTAGCTTGATGTTCGAAGCTGTCTGCTACGCCTTTGAAAAAGGTCAAATAAAACTCTATCAGATTCTTCCTATCATGTGGACGAATCACTTTATGCAGAAAGTATACCCAGAATTCTTCAATAAGGGTGGTTGGCacagtttcattaaaaaagccTCAGAGACTGTCGAGTCATATGAAACATTCTTTCTCACTAGTGAAGCAGGTGCATTGGAGCTCATAGCAGGTTTTAAAGAGGACCCTACACCTACCCCTACACCCTCTAAGGCGGGTGAAACAACTAGTTCTGGCAAAATGGATGATAAGGCTAGTTCTGGCAAAACAGATGATAAGGCAAAACAGATAACTGTGCCTTTAATGTTACAGCGAGCAGGATTTCCAGAGAAAGTAGATGAATCAAGTAATCTTGCAAAAACTTTGAGAGGGCTTCTTGATTTAAGTGTAGGACAAAATATCATCAACACTTGGATGCAGGAATGTGTTATGGCTGCCACTCCAAAAGAACGACTCCCGGGGAACAGAAAAGTGGATCCGCTTTGTACTTATGATACATCACCTGAAATCAGTCCGCGAGAGTCACCATCACCTATCAGAAAAAATCCTGGGAAAGATGAAAAATCTTGCTATGATCAAAATGTTGGGGACCTCCCACAGAAAGTCAGTGGGCAAAACTCACATGGTAAGAAGAAGACTAAGAAGCGTGGTCAAAGGAAAATGTAG